DNA sequence from the Manihot esculenta cultivar AM560-2 chromosome 11, M.esculenta_v8, whole genome shotgun sequence genome:
TAATTTACTTCCAAACAGCGACTAAATGCTCTTCCCTTACGCGATCAAATAACaacgaaatagcgaccaaattagcgaTTAAAACAGCGATCATTTCGCGACCAAAATGTAACGACCAGTTTACTTCCACACAGCGACTAAATGCTCTTCCCTGTGGCGATCAAATAACAACGAAATAGCGATCAAATTAGCGACCATTTCGCGACCAAAATTTAATGACCAATTTACTTCCATCCAGCGACTAAATGCAAGACCCTAAGACGATCAAATAACaacgaaatagcgaccaaattagcgaccgtTTCGCGACCAAAatttaacgaccaatttacttccacccagcgactaatatttttaatacttaatttgccatgacaccaaattagcgacaaaaaaatggtcgctgattggttgcTAATTTAGCAACTAATTTTCAGATTGTCGCCAAAACTTTAGCGACTGGCCAAATACCGACCATTtcgttttggtcgctaaatggtcgctattgCATAATAGCGACAAAATCTTTctttttagcgaccaaaattttggtcgctaaatcactgtttttttgtagtgaatcTCAAAAAACGGCTAGCGTATAAAGAAATTAGCCTAAAGAATCCTAATGCCAGCTTCATGAAGTAATGTGGCCTACTAAAGGCCAATTCAAGGCTCACAGCACCAAAGCGCTACACCGACCTCAGGAAAATGAGCTCGGTGTCAGTAAGGCCAATAGGTAAATAGAACTAAAGCAAAGCGAATCCTAGGCAAAATACATATCAAGATAGAGAATTAAACGAAAGAGCAGGGGCAATCATGAGAGGCTTCGACCTTGAGAATTGACTTCTGGTATAAAACCAATCCGATTAGCCTAGAAGAAAGGCCTAGGCAGTAAAGAGTCCAGAAGATGCTTGGGGACAGATGGCTCGGAAAGCGCTTAGGGGCCAATAACCCAAATAACCGAGACGCACCTAAGAGCAAAACGCTGAGATAAAGAATTAATGAGCTTAGGATGATATCAAGAGCCAGAGAGCCCGAACAAGGAGGCAGAGCCAAAGAGCCCAGAATGATATAAAAAACTGAAGAGCTCGAATAAAGAATCAGAGTTAAAGAGCCCCGCAAAAAGCTGAAATGCTCATAAAAACTAATACGCAAGATTGATATATAGAAGGAAGCACCAAAACAGCAGGACAGATTCCCTTCTCCAACGGTCATAAATAACCATCGGAGATGTGAAGGGCAGCACCAGCACTAGGTAAAATAAGACCCCTCAAGATCATGACACATGTACacgtaatttaaaaaaatcgaatGAACCATTCTGAATGGTCAAATCAAGTAGTAGCATCAAGCCTCAGTATGGTTAGGTCCAAAACAGATAGACCGACCTCTTCAACCCTTGGCCGATCTCTCCAAAGCCCAGAGAGGTTGGACATATCTCTTCAAAAGCCTACACCAACAAGGTTATAAGCCTATAAGAAAAAGTTGAGAAATAAGCAGCCTAGCTAAGGGCCTCGGCATACATAAAGTTCAGTAAATAAGACAATAACCTAACTCTGACCTCACGGAAAGGCTTGGATTACAAGGACGTAAGTAAAAAATTCTAATTCAATCTCACTAGAGGACACAGATTATAAGAATACCAATAGTAGGTATTGCTTCAACCTAGTCAAAAGGCTCAAACCACAGGAATATGGGACCCTAATATCACAACATTGTTATAGTGTAATTCAATTATCAATTCATTATTCATTATTTAACAGTTGTTTAATACAAACTATAATCGTTTGCAACTGTTCAGACAAATgtctaaataatatataagtaatttagatttcaaatttaaaaatgaatatttattaGAGGACAAGTGCTAaatgacaatttttttttatttttaatataattttattaatttttaaattccttTTAGAAGATCTTAAGTCACTTTATATAggaattaaaattttctataatataaactctaaaatacttaaataatctttatatatatatatatatatatatatatatatatatatatatatatatatagttgagAATTTTTACTATCTTTTCACGTGAATGTCAACCCATGCAATGCTCTGTATGCTTAATGACCCCACCAGACCATTATTATGCACCTAATCACCCTtaagtttttcctttttttaatcatataatttcattttttttctaattttcaaACACCTATGCATgagttttataattattttttcatttttcattttttattaattattttatttaaccatttaattattaattttatactaattattattttttattatatattataacattttatattTACTTAAATAATATCCAAGGTTATTGGCGacagaaataataattttgaaataactgacaattttttttcttttttttttatcataaaaagacaataataatcccatattgctaattaatgtaaattttataaccatttcaaaaaaaatgtaaattttataaaaacaattattttgtttttctcaaattttattatgtGGAGGTGATTACAATCAAGGAAAAAGAACTTTAGGGCCGCAAATAGGATAAGGATTCTCTCTACTCATCTGAGAAATGAACACAATAATATTTTAGGAAGCAAAAGCCTCCACTGGATGTTTGTTTTCCATGCTTCTCACCCAATCGAATATTCCTCTGGCCTGCCTGTGGGCAAAAAATGTATCTGCGCAGTTGggaggatttttttttaatcgaaCAGTTGAGAGTTATTaatattcaaattgcaaagctAATATATATTATACTGCACAGTTTGGATACTCTCATCCAACAACCGatcataataatatttaaagatacAATATAAGCGTTTAaggataaatatatttaaataaatttaaaaggttttaaatttcacTTTACGGCTAcatgcaaaaaaaaaacttaccctTTCCTTCACGTAGTTGAAATACTAAATCATTTAGTGGGGCCACTGAGCTCGTAGATTTGGTCTTTGTATTTTAAAATGTCCACTTAACCTCTGACGACTGACTCCCTTGCACAACAGCACGAAACCTCCGGTCTACTTATTGTTATCGGTCTTCGTTGTGTTGGTCATGGTTTCACAACTGTAGCGTCTTTGAAGCTTTCGATGGGTTGCGGCTGCAGCAAGCGTAGTACCCTCGATGATTATGATACAGGTATATTTTTATGAGCACAAAGAACTATTAAAGCCGCGCAGGGCTTTGGTGCTCCTTTTTCATGCAAGTTCTATGCTCGTTCTCATGTTTCATTTACTTGGGACTAATTGAGGCGCATTATAATCTCAGATTATGCGTACACATCCATAGCACAGCCATCTGCGTCTTCATCTTTATATTTCACCGCTGGTAGCCCATCGTCACTTCCTAAGACGGACAAAGGATATGGACAGAGACGATCTATGCAAGCTTTTGTCTCTCAGAATTATGAAGGATTTGGACAGAGCCAATCTGCATCTTCAACCTCACTTCCCAAGGAGCCTCATAGTCATACGCCTGTCTCCCAGAATCGTCAAGGACATGGACATACGCCAAAGGAAACTGGTGAGTTCTTTAATAGATTCAATGAAAACTTGCTTAGACAAAGACTTTATGGACTGGTAGTGTAAAATTATAGTAGGGTTTTATATGGTTCTCACTGTAATTTTACACTACGCATCCATATAAAACCGGTCTAATTAAATGGTTTTACACTATGGATTCATCTACAAGATTGTAGCCAAAGGATTCATCTACAAGATTGTAGCTAAGGTTTTGGTCCAAGAATAGATATGTGGTCTTCATGTTCCAATATTATAGTTGAATCTCATGCCCCTAGCGACTGTTTTTTACGGCTAACTCCATATCTAACAGTCTTCAAGTTCTTCCACCGACCCAATTCATACATATCCTAAGAGAATCAAATTAGATTGCAGATGCTCTTGCAAAGCAGGGTATTCCCAGGACTAAGGATTTTATTGCTTGGTTGACTTTTCTGTTTTGTCGATATATCTCTTGTACCAGGTTTTTCACTTAGCATGTTTTATCTTAGGTTGCGAGTTTTGGGGGTTTGGTGACCGGATGTACCCAAATTTCTCAATGCTAAGTTTTtcttgatttattaataatattttacttataaaaaaaatattttctaatcctCCTCTAACTAATTGAGGTATGTTATAATTGATCAGATGATAGATACAAGTCACCGGCTGTAGAGTCAGTTGCGTCTAGCTCATCCTCGTTTCCTGAGGAGAGTAAAATTAATCATGCATCTGGCTTTGAGCTAAAGAAATATAGTTTTAAAGAACTAGCAGAGGCAACTGAACATTTCTCCAACAACAAATTCCTTGGCGAGGGTGCTTTTGGCCAAGTCTTTAAGGCAAACCTAGACGGAAAAGAAGTTGCTATCAAGAAACTCAAAATGGTACTGATGGATACCGAGGTTGACCATAGTGATGAGCAGCCGAAAAATCTCGAGAAACTGTTGGAGGAGCTTGATGTCCTAAGAATTGTGAATCACCCAAATGTTGTTAAAATGGTCGGCTACTGCAATGAACAAAAGAATAAATTGCTCGTTTTAGAATATGTTGCCAATAAGTCCTTGAGGTTTCATTTAAATGGTAAGTCCTTTGagccattttatttatttatttattttgagttTGTGGTAATTATTTGAATAatgctaaaaaaattatttatcaatataGGGTGAAATTGAAACTATTTATCAATTTAATGTTTGCTCTAAATAAGTCAATGCAACATACATTTTTTAAAGCACTAACAAGCATATAAATCAAAATTCGTACTTatgaaaatgtaaaaaaaatatatatattatttaaattaagtcGACATAAATCTCTAGTATAAAATGAACGGATCATATAAATCtggtttaaataaaaatttatttataaaaaaatcaatgaaaaatatatattttttccgtGAAATGCTAGTTTTGACTAGAATCTAGACAAATAGTATAATTACCATCTCCACTCTATAAAGACACCAATTAGTCAAGCTCATATTAAATTGGTTCGTTTATTTACTTTGGTGAGTTCTTCTTCTCTTCcctaatacatatatatatttgttgtgTTTTAGTATTTATTTAAAGACTAACTAGATTATAAAAGTATaatgtttatatgtttttatagttttatctaaacattttaaatttatttttataatttattcgagTGTAATTTCACTTAAGtttatatttgaaattcaatttttattcgcATATCATTCCACACTAATACAAAATAGGTCTGAGGCAGCTACGGTGAATTATTGTGTTTTAATGCTTTAATTATAATCATAGGCTAATAGCAACATTTTGAAATTCACTGCAGAGACACATTTGTCTTTGTTACCGAGTATAAACAGCGGCTTATTTACtttttgataataaataaaaaatttgattaaaattataattttattaaatataaaataaattttcgcTTATAGTATATTATTGTATAGTTAAAAAAAGTGAATtttctatataataattttgaattgcCGTCTAATTGTTACCGAATATTAGGATAACAATTATATAACTCTTTCTAAAATACTACTGTCTAAAGACTAAGATATTGTAGTGGTATAATAAGTAAAGATGAATATGATATATCATAAGTACAAAAATTAAACTTCaaatattaactttaaaatttagttgaaaATTGCACTCAATTAGAAAGGTTAAAGACAATACATTTAAAACTAAACATttacattaaaatgcaaaaacacTTAAATATTTAGCGTCTACTATCCAATTGGCGCACTTGAATTTTTATAATCTATACATAGAGTTTTATTAGTGTGAACATTCTCCATTTATTGAAGAACATTACACAGATTTATATTCTAAAACTTTttggtaatatatatatatatatatatttagaagGAATTGAAAGCAGCCCATGTAAAGTAGAAATTTGTAGTTTAAGATTTTCGATTATTTGTAATACAAATTATGTATTATATATGTAATTATATAAAGCTTAAACTGCCTATAAATAATACATTATAGTAAATATTACTAGAAGTCTCATACCCTAAACTTGGATAATATTCTTCAAAGGATAAAGAATTcaatactaattaaattttgcatataaataataaaaatttaaatagctatcaaaatatacaaaaaatacgacaaaaaaaaattcatcaaaGAAAGGAAGTCCAACAATTTCGATCTAAGTTCGATTGATTGGTTTTTTCATAGAGTTCGGTATTAATGGAAAACGCCATCACAAATGATGTTTCAATTCTTGTGAAAGTACTAATTTGATTGGAACTTTTAGAAATATTTGAAAtgctttttaaaatgttaattttatattaatttatgtatatatatcatTTAGACATAACTGTAAATATGATATTCAATTAACCTTACAAATATATTATCACAGGAAAGAAGCCTTTGGTGTGGTCAAACAGGATGAAAATTGCTATAGGCTCCGCTAAAGGATTACAATATCTCCATAAAGAATGTGAGTAGTCACTCAAATATTCATTACCTGCTAAAATAATTTTGCCACACTTGATGTATTTTCaatcttttataaaaattgtGCTAATAGTtttttgttatatatttttcaattctTTCGATATTTGTATCTTTCAGGTGATATTAGAATCATACATCGAGATATAAAGGCCGATAATATTCTACTTACCAATGATTTTGAACCAAAAGTAAGTTCTTTTTATATAACTCTAATCTATCAAAATAAACCaaactttttttttacattttgttaATCTAATCAAGTAGCCAAACTTCTAAGTTCTTAAAACATTATCTAATTTTTGTTAATACAATATTAAAACCTTTTTTTAACTTATTTGCAAATAGCATGAAAAAAACAACTAAATTTATCACATTCATCAACTCTTTCATAATATTATTTGTTAATTATGTATCTTGAATTTTCTGCCTGttttttttgccaaattatgATTCAATCTGAAAAATTTTATTCTGTGactcgaattgaataaaaaatgagatattaattttttttttccttactaCGCATTGTGTGGGATTTTTTAGAAAATCACTAGATTAGAATTCGAGAATTTTAAGAAATTGCATCATATTTTTTCATTATGGTGAAAATTTAGCTTTGTCAATCCGTGAGTTTTGAGAGATTGCATCATATTTTTTCATTATGgtgaaattttatctttttcaaTCCGTGGACATAAATCTTAGGATTAAACTATGTCAAATTTCttgtgtatttttttttcttataattcgATTAAAAGGGTGCATGTGTATTTAAAATTGTGCATTTATTTTAGCATTATTTTTGTAATTGATGCACATCTAATAATGATGAGACCTTATGCTATTGAGGGGGGGGATAATATGCAATTATAATTATCTAATTTCATTGTATGGCTAAGAATTTTAATGTGCAGTGGATATCTAAATGAATTTTAGCAGTAGCTAATGGTAATGATAATATTGGATCAAACTAGAAAATGAAGTagaatgataaaattataataatatttcacAATTTCAAAATACAAAttggataaatttttttaagcaTTTCAAATTTagctttaaataattaattaaattaccaAAACGTGAAAAATACTTTTTTGGTAATTAAGTCTTTTGCATGTCAATCCTCTTCTCATGCTTCTTAATAATCAGAAAGATATCTCTCTAAGTTTTGCTCTCAAACCTTATTCCGAATTAATCCTATCTATTTAGAATCAACTTAGCTTGGAAGGACCTCTCATGTACAATGACAATTTTGCTCTTTTCTCTCTAGATCACATTGTTGGACCCATTAATCAAGTCCAACATTTTATCTTTAATGTTGTTGGTTCTACAAATAGTGATATTTGTTATGTAAATAATTCTGTCTTCGAGTTTTGATTCATTCGAgtctaaatttttattacaatttaaaTGGGTGTGCATGAACTACTGGCTTTGCCGTCATATTGTACCTAGATTTCTAGGATTGATTGTTTTGTTTAGTATAGTTTAATTTCAGATTGTAGGAAATTTTTTGTAGCGGTTTCTTCTCTTATTAGgtcattttagaaattttatggTTGCTATATTATTGTTTATGAGTTCATAATCAGAGTCTTCCACCAATTCTATCAATCTAgatattatgttttttttttttgtgtggtTGCTTATCTTCTGGATGTTCGATTTTAGCATTATTGTCGGTTTAAAAACACTTTGTACTGCTAGTATGCTTTATAGATGTTTTATTGAATATGTTTTTCATTTCGCTTATTGTCTTGTGttttttgttttataataaTCTTATTAGGATTATTATTGTTAGGATTTCTTTCCCTTTAGATTGTTATAGTTTTAACAAAATTTTTGgagaaatataaataaagtaCTGATTTTGTGAAGGATTATTTATATGAAATGAGATAATAGATTGACATGGTATGTATAGCAAGTCCCAACAAATTATAACTTTTatacttttttaatattttttagaaataaccGTATTTTATATTTCTATTCTCTATTGACTTATCATACTAAATTAGTCATATGCATGTAtttgtcatatatatatatgttatacCATATTTTATGGTACTAATATGATATCAATGCTCCACTATATCATTactctaattttttaataatcttGATTCACTTGGGTGTATTCAGGTAATTTTTTATCTCATTACTAAAATATTACTCTTACTTCttaataaaataagataaatttaaaactctactttctatttttctttttaaaaaaatcatatttattatgttgatatatatcgagattaaataaaaatacttgaAATCAATTAAGCTAAATGAAAAGTACCaatgaagagaaagtgaggttttgagacTTTTATTTAGAGAATACATAAGAATAGTGTATATTGATAGACATAGATAGTAAGAGGAGgctaaatgaaataatttatttaaaaacagcttattttcattttttttcttgaaaagaTGCTAAtatgaaaactcaaaaaaaaaatattgaaattttattattcatttcaTTCTACaatcttttttatatatatatttttaaatatctcaTGATCTTATCTACTTtcgtttttttatattatagttaacatataaattgactattataattgTTGTTGTCGGAGGCTTAAACTCCATCTCCAGTGAGCAACGTAacagaaaataagaaaataaagaaaaaaacaaagaagaaggagaaacaCAAAGATTTACGAGTTAAAATTGGTATTTTGAGGATCATCCTACGTTTCGGGAGAGGAAATCCTCTATTGATGATGAAttatagataaaataataaCCATACATGAGTACAAACTCGATTACAGGGAAAACAATCACAACGCTTTTTACTTGGCGTACTTTTTCATACCCAAAACAAAGGGATGTCTACTCCTTAAATAGCAAACTTAACGACCTTGACTCCTATGAAAAGACTAAAAAGCCACTCACTTCTTTTAAATGAAGTTGGGTAAATAAAACGTTATTGTTCCTTTTAAACCTCTCAAACGTTCCGAGCACTTTAAAAAATTCGTACATTTTAAACTTCTGGGCTTCCAACCTCTTCAAGTCTTAGCGAGTCTTCGAGCCTTCGAGCTTTCCTTCTTGCCTTGCAAGCTTCCGAGCATCCGAGCTCCTGAGCTTCTGGACAGCTTGCCTGTCTTGACGAGCCTCCGAGCTCCACCAGCCCTATGAGCATGCCAGGCTCCATCAGCCTGCAAGCATCTGGGCCACTCTTGCCCTAGCGAGTCTTCAGGCCTCTAGGCTATTCTCACCCTCTAGCCTTCTTTCATCAAGCCTACCTTACTCAACCCTGCTTCCAACAGGCAGGTCTTCCTTTTAGCAAATCACCCCATCAACAGGTCATCGCACCTCGTCATAGGTTGTCACCTCATCTTATTATTTGTCAGGCCATCTACTAGTCGTCTgatctctctctctatttttatcTAGAGGTTCTGAGTTCTTTTGAAGAATTTGAGTATCAATCCGTTAATTCTCCATCTTGCTTGAACTTCTTCAACACATGTGAACTTCCTTTTGACCTGACCCTCATCATTTTTAGTTAGCCTCAATGAGCTCAACTTCCTTTTGAACTTGTTAACGGTAAAGTCTTAGTTAGTGCATTGGTAGGGTTTTcttttgtgtggattttcaaaACCTTGACAATGCCTTTAGATACCAAATGTCTAACGAAGTGCAATCTGATATCTATGTGTTTGGTTCTTTCATGATGCATGTTGTTCTTTGACAAACCTTGCAATATGATATCTATGTGTTTGGCTGACCCTCATCATTCTTAAGTAAACCTCAATAAGCTCAGCTTCCTTTTGAACTTGTTAACTGGTAAAGTCTTGGTTAGTGCATCGATAGGGTTTTCTTCTGTCTGGATTTGCAAAACCTTGATAATGCCTTTAGATACCAAATCTCTAACGAAGTGCAAAATGATATCTATGTATTTGGTTCTTTCATGATGCACGTTGTTATTTGACAAACTAATGGCACTCTGAGAATCACAAAACACTTCCATTGTCTCTTATTTGAATCCAAGCTCCTCCATCAGACCTTTTAACCAGATTTCCTCCTTAATGGCTTCTGTTAAAGCCATATACTCGGCCTCTGTGGTCAAAAGAGCTATGACATGCTGTAGACCTAATTTGTAGCTTACAACATTTCTACCAATAGTTAATACATACCCTGACACCGATCTCCTTTTGTCCAAATCAGCTGCATAATCAGAATCACAAAAACCTATAACCTTCAGACTTTATTCCCTGACACAATTGAGTTTCAAATTTTGTGTACCTCTAATATACCTGAGTACCCATTTCACAGTATTCCAGTGGTCTCTTTCTGGTTTGCTCATGAACCTGCTGATAACTCTGATTGGAGCCAAATCCAGCCTTGTTCTGATTAGAGCATACATGATGCTACTAACAACACTTGAATATGAGAACATTTCTTTGAATGACTCATAAAACTCCACTAAATCCTTACTTGAACTCAGCTTGAAATGAGGCCCCAATAGAGTATTCATAGCCTTTGCTTAGTTCATTCCAAATGGTGTTAAAACCTTCTGTACGTAATCCTCTTGAGATGGAGTTAATCAATTTCCAATTCTATCTCTCTAAATGTTCATTCCCAGGATTTTCTTTGCAGACCCCAAAACCTTCATATCAAATTCCGCTCTCAGCATTTCCTTCAATTTCTTGACCTCTAATTGATCCTTTGCTGCTATCAAtatgtcatatatatatatatcattagaTATATTAGAGACTGATCTTTAAGTTTTCTGAAATAGACACAGGAATCAAAATTGCTTCTCTGAAATGTATTATCCTGCATAAAAGAGTCAAATCTCTGGTTCCATTGTCTAGGTGACTATTTTAGACCATAAAGAGATTTCTAAAGCTGATAAACCCAATCTTCTTTCCCTTTTTCCACAAAACCCTCGGGTTGTTTCATGAAAATCTGCTATTCCAGAGTTCCATGTAAGAATGCAGTCTTCACATCTATTTGTTCCAATTTCAGATTCTGATATACCATCTATGATAATAGAACCCGAATTGAAACATGTTTAACCACAGGAGAAAAGTTTTCATTATAATCTATTCCTTCTACCTGTGAGAAACCCTTAGCAACCAATCTTGCTTTGAACTTGAGTTGTTCCACACCTGGAATGCCTGACTTTCTCTTCAAAACCTATCTACACCCTATAACCTTCTCTTTTCATGTTTCTTGGTGAGAATCTAAGTGTTATTATGTTTTGGTGACTTTATTTTCTCCTCCATTGCTTCTTTCCACTTTCTCCAGTCCTTAGATTGCTTGGCTTCTTGATATGATATTGGTTCTTCTATTTTGATCTCTTCTGTAGATGTGAAGGCAAAAGCCACAGTCTTAGCCTCATTATATCTTGAAGAGgatttgatttctcttttaCCTCTATCCTTTGCAAGCATATAATCACTAATATCTTCTTGCTGAGAATCCACCTCTTCCTCTGGCCTTTGATCCGATTATGCATCATCAGTGTTCTTGGATTCATCATATAAAGAGATATCCTTCTCTTTAGATCCAGATGAACTCTCAATTATTCTCTAAGGAACTCTACCTTGATCTTTAGTCCCTTCACTGTTCTTGTTCTGCAAAGTAGGAACCTAAAGAGTAATAGTCTCATTTTTTGAGATTTGCCTTATAACCTCTTCCACCTTTTCTTCCTGTAGATCCTTGAACACTTGTTCTTCATTGAATCTTATATCTCTACTAATGACACATTTCTTCTCCTTTAGCAACTAAATCCTGTAACATTTGATTCCTTGAGGATATCCAATGAATATCATTTTTCTTGCTCTTGGCAATAGTTTACCCTAATCTGTATGGATGTAAGCCACATAACCAAACCTCCTCAAGTGTGAATAGAAAGGCTCAGTCCCTAACCACATCTGTTCTGTAACATTCAACTTTATAGCAGTAGATGTGGACTTACTGATCAGGTACACACACGTAGATGTAGCTTCAGCCTATAAATTTTGAGATAAACTCAGCTCACTAAGCAAGCTTCTGATTTTTTCCATTATTGTCCTATTCATCCTTTATGCAACACCATTCTACTATGGTGTATAAGCACGTGTTCTGTGCCTCTGGATTCCCTGCTTTCTATAAAATGAATCAAAACTTTGATTACAGAATTCAAAATTATTGTCTATCCTCAATGTCTTTATCTTCTTTCCTGTCTAATTCTCCACTAAGCATTTTCATTCCACAAACTTCATAAAGGCTTCATCCTTTGATTtcaaaaaaagaattcaaaccTTCCTAAAGTAATCATCAATAAAGGAGATGAAACACTGACACTTTAATAGAGAGAAAGGAATATTTGGTGATCCCCACAAGTCTGAGTGAATGTAGTCAAGAATTCCTTTTGTTGTATGCTTTTTGCTCTCAAAGGAAAACCTGTGAGATTTACCAAAGATATAATTTTCACAAAAACTTAGAGATGATAGATTAGTACCTTGAAGAAGACCCTTTTTTACCAGAGTCTCCAATCCCTTCTGACTCATATGTCCAAGCCTATTTTGCCAAAGACAGGTTTGATCCCGAGTAGTCTCGAATAGATTTGCTTCACTAAAAATCATTTTATCTTGCAAAACGTACAAACCTTCTATCAGCTCTCCTTTGATGATAACTGTACAGCCTTTGACAATCTTCATTATGCCTTTCCGAGCCTTGTACCAGCAATTCTGCAATTCAAGTGCATCAAGAGAAATAAGGTTTCTTTTGAGTTTAGGAATGTACCTCACTTGAGTTAACATCACAGTCGAGccatcatgcatcatgattcgTATTATTTTGACTCCTTTGACGTCACAAATtgtgttgtttcctatcttgGCTCTACCTCCATCTCTTTCTTCAAATGTGGCAAACCATTTTTTTCTCGGGGTCATATGGAATGTGTAGCCTAAATCCAATATCCACTGTTCTTTAATCTCTGACTCAGTGATGGACAATACCTCTAAAGTTTCTGCAGTCAAAACTTCAGAATCTTGCATATTGTTATTTGCAATTGCTGCTTCATCCTTCTCATTTTGAGAAGCCTTCTGATTATTTTTCCTCGAATAGCAGTCCTTGAAGTGACCTTTCTTACCACAATATCAGCATTCGAATTTGCTCTTGGACTTCGATCTTGCCCTCGATTTGCTCTTACACCTGTTCTTGTTGTCTCTATACTCAAATCTTCCCCATACTACCAGACCTTCACCTTGATTTCTCG
Encoded proteins:
- the LOC122725034 gene encoding putative proline-rich receptor-like protein kinase PERK6, which gives rise to MGCGCSKRSTLDDYDTDYAYTSIAQPSASSSLYFTAGSPSSLPKTDKGYGQRRSMQAFVSQNYEGFGQSQSASSTSLPKEPHSHTPVSQNRQGHGHTPKETDDRYKSPAVESVASSSSSFPEESKINHASGFELKKYSFKELAEATEHFSNNKFLGEGAFGQVFKANLDGKEVAIKKLKMVLMDTEVDHSDEQPKNLEKLLEELDVLRIVNHPNVVKMVGYCNEQKNKLLVLEYVANKSLRFHLNGKKPLVWSNRMKIAIGSAKGLQYLHKECDIRIIHRDIKADNILLTNDFEPKVADFSLAKFLPNATNVSHITSILRGTNV